The Nostoc sp. 'Lobaria pulmonaria (5183) cyanobiont' DNA window ATTCAAAATTTCTCCTCCACTCCCTCGTTTCTTATTTTACTTTTATTAATATTTGGTTTAGTCGGCTGCGGGGGCAAATCCCCGCCAGCTTCCCAACAAAATACTGCGGCTTCATCTAATCCAGATAGCAATTTGACTTTCTTTGATGTCACCCTAGAACAAGCAGATGAAGTGGGAAGACCAATTTGGAAAGTCAGGGCTAAAACCGCAAAATATACTAAAGAAAAACAAATTGGTCAGGCTGAAAGTCCTTATGGTGAACTATATCAAGATGGCAAAGTTGTTTATCAAATCAAGGCAGATGTAGCAGACATTGAACAAGATGGGAAACAGTTGTTTCTAAAAGGTAAGATATTTGCCATAGATCCTAGTAATGGGATTGTGTTGCAAGGTAATGAATTAGAATGGCGTCCTAAAGAAGATTTGTTGATTGTTCGTAACAAGATTAACGGTACCCATAAAAAACTACAAGCAGTAGCACAGGAGGTGCGAGTTAAAACCCGCGAACAGCGGATGGAATTTTCTGGAGGAGTAGTAGCAAATTCTATCGATCCCCAGATGCAAGTGAGAACTGAACATTTAATCTGGAATATTAAAGAAGAAAAACTGATTGGCGATCGCCCCATAGAAATTGATCGCTATAAAGATAATAAAATTAGCGATCGCGGTAAGGGAAATTCTGCCGAAGTCAACTTAAAAACAAAAATTGCCATTGTCCAAAAAAATGCTCAACTAGAATTACTAGATCCACCACTGCAAATAGCTAGTAACTCTATGACCTGGAACATGAACGCAGAAACTGTCACCACAAACTCGCCAACGCGAATGTTCCAGCGTGCCGAAAACGTTACAGTGACAGCTAACCAAGGTGAAATGAAAATACCACAAAAAACCGTTTATTTAACAGGTAACGTTAACGCCGTTGGTCAGCGTCGCCAGTCTCTAAGATCCAATAC harbors:
- the lptC gene encoding LPS export ABC transporter periplasmic protein LptC: MAYQFHKRGRWGKRKIQNFSSTPSFLILLLLIFGLVGCGGKSPPASQQNTAASSNPDSNLTFFDVTLEQADEVGRPIWKVRAKTAKYTKEKQIGQAESPYGELYQDGKVVYQIKADVADIEQDGKQLFLKGKIFAIDPSNGIVLQGNELEWRPKEDLLIVRNKINGTHKKLQAVAQEVRVKTREQRMEFSGGVVANSIDPQMQVRTEHLIWNIKEEKLIGDRPIEIDRYKDNKISDRGKGNSAEVNLKTKIAIVQKNAQLELLDPPLQIASNSMTWNMNAETVTTNSPTRMFQRAENVTVTANQGEMKIPQKTVYLTGNVNAVGQRRQSLRSNTLTWYLDNKLVEAQGNVVYRQIDPPLNFVGETAVGNLQTENILVKGGSSSGRVVTEIIPQEKANRQ